The Coleofasciculus chthonoplastes PCC 7420 genome includes a region encoding these proteins:
- a CDS encoding trypsin-like peptidase domain-containing protein, whose protein sequence is VTPLMLALNRFAIKVNDASERQEVLESAGVDIALLSNLKLGATPTKFAPALVAAFKIYPISNRRLNYHPMVSLLKYLCELAPLYGLADQDVALFSRLVEQGQENFKALAARNAVGRIESPKGQGIGTGVLIGKNLLLTCNHIFSKSQVQEAWVRFNYTFGSYSLDSDVFELDLDKRILCNQLDYALLKVKGEPRQRITNCINAILDSSQEIRLIHHPRGQHIVISGLGQIVQVGEEYIDHNISTDEGSSGAPIFNRDWQLVAIHRGNLGIGRAGRSLEAGTTSGVPLRAFWQYIQTELS, encoded by the coding sequence GTTACACCTTTAATGTTAGCGCTAAACCGATTTGCTATTAAGGTTAACGATGCCAGTGAACGCCAAGAGGTTTTGGAGAGCGCTGGTGTCGATATTGCTCTTCTAAGCAATCTGAAACTGGGTGCAACACCCACTAAATTTGCTCCAGCGTTAGTCGCAGCGTTTAAAATTTATCCCATCTCTAATCGGCGCTTGAATTATCACCCGATGGTGAGTCTACTCAAGTACCTATGCGAACTCGCTCCGCTCTATGGACTAGCTGATCAAGATGTTGCTTTATTCTCTCGATTAGTTGAGCAGGGACAGGAAAATTTTAAGGCTTTAGCAGCTCGTAATGCAGTTGGCAGAATTGAGTCCCCCAAAGGACAAGGTATTGGTACTGGTGTTTTAATCGGCAAGAATCTGCTGCTCACCTGTAACCACATTTTCAGCAAAAGTCAGGTGCAAGAAGCCTGGGTACGTTTTAACTACACATTCGGGAGCTACTCCTTAGACTCAGATGTCTTTGAACTCGATCTGGATAAGCGAATACTCTGTAATCAACTCGATTACGCTTTGCTCAAAGTAAAAGGTGAGCCGAGACAACGGATAACTAACTGCATCAATGCCATACTAGATAGTAGTCAGGAAATTCGTCTGATTCACCATCCACGGGGACAGCATATTGTAATTTCTGGCTTGGGTCAGATTGTGCAAGTGGGAGAGGAGTACATCGACCACAACATCAGTACCGATGAGGGTTCATCTGGTGCGCCAATTTTTAATCGGGATTGGCAATTAGTGGCTATTCATCGGGGAAACCTGGGTATAGGACGTGCGGGTCGATCGCTTGAGGCAGGAACTACATCTGGTGTTCCTCTTCGCGCTTTCTGGCAATACATTCAAACTGAATTATCTTGA
- a CDS encoding DUF4011 domain-containing protein: protein MNNAVTPAIQQRIKAWKDRLADLSKRNRLLYFKKDKPPTVEISKPESISILFDALIGGEPRPLPVDELETTQVGAERTKFLKKLRKEANALVKEKGVNSLFVAIGTLTWNVPEKPKELITSPILLIPVELGKTPRKEDYTLYSTEEEVALNPVLVQKLSTDFGITLPENQIEYDLGYNELLKGIRQAVAEYPGWKVENTAYISLFQRTKAAMIQDIERLEQNEEIVANHPILLGLAGNSTAYESTIPQTINARELDERVDPESVFQILEADSSQQVVIEAAKAGLSFVVQGPPGTGKSQTIVNIIAELIGANKRVLLVSEKETALEVVFNKLKECGLEDTCLNLHHRGTTNKKYFYQHLNKTVSQLLQRHESPEQSVLFNELHRYRKILKDHPVRLHQKQHPLNKSAFELYGELLRLERANIPVLKFTLSNVNEWSESRLLDAKELLRQLSGFLPFFRGEQTTVWTRSQLRYFSFERRSEFLGGIESLRKSIELVKRTRVRLGELLGGETSTELENLYLAVTHIIAAPEVPEGWPRGTDVKNLKQLFSDLEWEVKTIESNSLKAKYRGEILDLNLSAILERYQQYKGISRFFWLSYWQDRISLLKCRIVKGQVSDKELMSNLETAVRLQVLRDRLRTPQHPARPVFRRFFRTEKPDLHGIRRALNWLIELQKYDLDAEKVATAISSLDCRRELKKNRDNLKTSQQQIKEGFDLLLNYFPQDFIAIFITQSLEAVEEFLNTAENELDLFEDWLTYQKLLEQIDALGAGAFLDKLRESEIAPESWYSVLEKGVYENWLTLIHTNNPELRNFRSHLHEQVVREFSELDKKQYEVARERLRQSHAECWREWSRQSTAKQQMQVLQKQSGKQKRHKEIREFITNVPELVTTLKPCWLMSPLAVSQYVDPQVVNFDVVIFDEASQIRTEEAIPSIMRAKQVIIVGDNKQLPPTSFFVGTTADEEEDEDEDIYESVLDECLTFMENHTLVWHYRSQDESLIAFSNQKIYDSQLISFPNPVQDANRGVHFRYVEEGIYDRGGRRDNIREAEEVAQLTLEHIQQNPDQSLGIIAFSQAQANAIEEKLDQLSATCPGLEEFCQDDSSKFFLKSLERVQGDERDVIILSFGYGFDSQGKFIHNFGPLNPLLVGERRLNVAITRAKYKLLLVASIQAENLDLSRTNSTGVALLKDYMAYAASGGQKLEGNQSDDLTRLNSPLEDDIYQALIERNYRVERRVGFSDYQIDLAVKDEQQDEFLLGIECDGVTYNRYPTVRDRDRLRQLVLEKLGWRIHRIWSREWFRDRNSQIDKLVERLEEIRLQK, encoded by the coding sequence CAAACGTAACCGTCTGCTCTACTTCAAAAAGGACAAGCCTCCTACTGTTGAGATTTCTAAGCCAGAATCAATATCAATTTTGTTTGACGCCCTCATCGGAGGCGAACCTCGTCCACTTCCGGTTGATGAGTTGGAAACCACACAGGTGGGCGCTGAACGCACTAAGTTTCTCAAAAAGCTTCGCAAAGAGGCAAATGCCCTTGTGAAGGAGAAGGGTGTCAACAGCCTTTTCGTCGCTATTGGTACTTTGACGTGGAATGTTCCAGAAAAGCCCAAGGAACTTATCACGTCTCCTATCCTGCTCATACCAGTCGAATTAGGGAAAACTCCACGAAAAGAAGACTACACACTCTATTCAACTGAAGAAGAGGTTGCCCTGAACCCGGTGTTGGTGCAAAAGTTAAGCACTGACTTTGGAATCACCTTACCAGAGAACCAGATAGAATATGATTTGGGCTATAACGAACTTTTGAAAGGGATTCGTCAAGCTGTTGCTGAGTATCCTGGCTGGAAAGTGGAGAACACTGCCTATATTAGCTTATTCCAGAGGACAAAGGCAGCAATGATTCAGGACATCGAGCGGCTGGAACAAAATGAGGAAATAGTCGCCAACCATCCTATTCTGTTAGGGTTGGCGGGTAACTCGACAGCATACGAGTCAACGATTCCTCAGACAATTAATGCCAGAGAATTAGATGAGCGAGTTGACCCTGAATCAGTTTTCCAGATACTCGAAGCTGACTCTAGCCAGCAAGTCGTCATTGAGGCAGCCAAGGCAGGACTTAGCTTTGTAGTCCAGGGACCACCTGGCACGGGAAAGAGTCAAACCATCGTTAATATAATCGCTGAGCTGATAGGCGCAAACAAGCGCGTGCTGCTGGTTTCAGAAAAAGAAACTGCCTTAGAAGTTGTCTTTAACAAGCTGAAAGAATGTGGTCTTGAGGATACCTGCTTAAATCTTCACCATAGAGGAACAACTAATAAAAAATACTTTTACCAACATCTGAATAAAACTGTCAGTCAGCTCTTACAACGACATGAGTCACCAGAGCAAAGTGTTTTATTCAATGAGCTTCATCGCTATCGTAAAATTTTAAAGGATCACCCCGTCCGTTTACATCAGAAGCAACACCCCCTGAATAAGTCGGCTTTTGAACTCTATGGCGAACTTCTCAGACTTGAACGAGCTAATATTCCTGTACTGAAATTTACACTTTCTAATGTTAATGAGTGGTCTGAGTCACGATTATTGGATGCCAAGGAATTACTGCGTCAGCTCAGCGGATTTTTGCCATTTTTTCGGGGAGAACAAACAACTGTATGGACAAGAAGCCAGCTAAGATACTTTTCTTTTGAACGTCGTTCAGAATTTTTAGGAGGAATTGAAAGCCTGCGTAAATCCATTGAATTAGTTAAAAGGACTAGAGTTCGGTTGGGTGAGCTATTGGGAGGAGAAACATCTACAGAACTTGAAAATTTGTATTTAGCCGTAACCCATATTATTGCTGCTCCCGAAGTTCCAGAAGGATGGCCACGAGGAACAGATGTAAAAAACCTGAAGCAGTTGTTCTCCGATCTCGAATGGGAAGTTAAGACCATTGAAAGTAACTCTCTAAAAGCTAAGTACAGGGGTGAAATACTCGACTTAAATTTATCAGCAATCCTAGAACGATATCAACAGTATAAAGGAATTTCTCGCTTCTTCTGGTTGTCTTATTGGCAGGATCGAATAAGTCTACTTAAATGTCGGATAGTAAAAGGTCAAGTTTCCGATAAAGAATTGATGTCGAATCTTGAGACAGCAGTGCGACTTCAAGTCCTGCGTGACAGACTCAGAACTCCTCAACATCCAGCTCGCCCTGTTTTTAGACGATTTTTCCGCACAGAGAAACCGGACTTACATGGCATCCGGCGAGCGCTTAATTGGTTGATAGAACTGCAAAAATATGATCTTGATGCCGAGAAAGTAGCAACAGCTATTTCCTCACTAGATTGTCGTCGTGAACTGAAAAAAAATCGGGATAATCTGAAGACTAGCCAGCAACAGATTAAAGAAGGTTTTGACTTATTGTTGAATTACTTTCCACAGGATTTTATTGCTATTTTTATAACTCAATCTTTAGAAGCGGTGGAAGAATTTCTTAACACTGCCGAAAATGAACTTGACTTGTTCGAGGATTGGCTAACCTATCAAAAGTTGCTCGAACAAATAGACGCTTTAGGAGCTGGAGCATTTTTAGACAAGCTGCGAGAATCTGAGATTGCACCAGAATCTTGGTATTCCGTTCTAGAGAAAGGTGTTTACGAAAACTGGCTCACATTAATCCACACTAATAATCCTGAGCTACGGAACTTCCGCTCACATCTCCATGAGCAGGTAGTACGGGAATTTTCTGAACTTGATAAAAAGCAGTATGAAGTAGCAAGAGAGCGCCTTCGGCAGAGCCATGCTGAATGTTGGCGAGAGTGGTCTAGACAGTCAACGGCGAAGCAACAAATGCAGGTGCTTCAGAAACAGAGTGGAAAGCAAAAGAGGCATAAGGAAATCCGAGAGTTTATTACAAATGTCCCTGAACTTGTTACTACTCTCAAGCCCTGCTGGTTAATGAGTCCACTTGCAGTAAGCCAGTACGTTGATCCACAAGTGGTTAATTTCGATGTCGTTATCTTTGATGAAGCATCCCAAATCCGTACCGAAGAGGCAATCCCTTCGATTATGCGAGCGAAGCAGGTAATTATTGTTGGGGACAACAAGCAACTTCCGCCGACTTCTTTTTTCGTAGGCACTACCGCCGATGAGGAAGAAGATGAGGATGAGGATATCTACGAGAGTGTGCTTGACGAGTGCTTGACTTTCATGGAAAACCATACCCTAGTGTGGCACTACCGAAGTCAAGACGAGAGTTTGATTGCCTTTTCAAACCAGAAAATCTATGATTCACAGCTTATCTCTTTCCCCAACCCTGTGCAAGACGCTAATCGAGGCGTCCATTTTCGGTACGTTGAGGAGGGAATCTATGATCGCGGAGGGCGGCGAGACAATATCCGTGAAGCAGAGGAAGTGGCGCAACTAACGCTAGAGCATATTCAGCAAAATCCTGACCAATCTCTAGGTATTATTGCCTTCAGTCAAGCCCAAGCTAACGCCATTGAAGAGAAGCTCGATCAACTGAGTGCGACTTGTCCCGGCTTGGAAGAATTTTGTCAAGACGATTCATCTAAATTCTTTCTTAAATCTCTGGAACGGGTTCAGGGTGATGAGCGAGATGTGATTATTCTCAGCTTCGGATATGGGTTTGATAGTCAGGGTAAGTTCATCCATAATTTCGGTCCTCTTAACCCACTGCTAGTAGGAGAGCGGCGGCTAAACGTAGCAATAACCCGTGCTAAGTACAAGCTTCTGTTGGTTGCCTCAATTCAAGCAGAGAATTTAGACCTCAGTCGGACTAACAGTACAGGAGTGGCTTTGCTAAAAGACTACATGGCTTATGCGGCAAGTGGTGGTCAAAAACTGGAGGGGAATCAATCTGATGATTTAACTCGATTAAATTCTCCATTAGAAGACGACATCTACCAAGCTTTGATTGAGCGGAATTACCGAGTGGAGAGGCGGGTAGGTTTTTCAGATTACCAAATTGACCTAGCTGTAAAAGACGAGCAGCAGGATGAGTTTCTCTTGGGCATCGAGTGCGATGGGGTAACTTATAACAGATACCCAACTGTCCGCGATCGCGATCGCCTTCGGCAATTGGTTTTGGAGAAACTTGGCTGGCGTATTCACAGAATTTGGTCGAGAGAGTGGTTTCGCGACAGGAACAGTCAGATAGATAAACTTGTTGAACGACTGGAGGAAATCCGCCTTCAGAAATAA